From the genome of Dermochelys coriacea isolate rDerCor1 chromosome 1, rDerCor1.pri.v4, whole genome shotgun sequence:
TGGCTAGAGGAAATCAAAGGGTACTGATGGAGATGTAATTCTTAGTCTTTTGCACAGTGGTTCATCAATTAATGTGAATCACTGGAGCTCTGTGCAAGCTAACAGACAAAACTACCAGCAAGGTGGGGACaggtcactttatattatttggaCAGCAGACTGAGAAGAACAAACTCCAGTGTCCAGTCTCTCACCATTTTAGgatgtttttaaatgattctcTTGACTGACTTATTCTCTTGACTTGCCTTGACTTATAAGAAGGAAAGCAAGATTGCCAAGTACTGTGGTTTCCTCACCACCAGCCTAATTTTAGAGTGGGGAAGGTGGCGGAGAGCAGGGTGAGGGCCTTAGTACAACTCTACCCTGCAAGACCATTctccatttttttaatgagtggtCTTCCAAGTACTGATAGAAAACATCTCCCTTACTCCATGGTCTGCTTCTTAGTATACTGCTAGGCCCAAGGCTGCATTGCCTTCCCCACAAAGTCTCCTCCACAGTGGGAAGCCCTGGTGAGAGTCATGTGTAGCTCATCCTCAAAGGGAACCTGCCCAACGCTTTCAAacgatgagcctgggagcttaaattcataactttactagacattaagggcatggctacacaagagagtttacagcagcgcagctgcatcagtgcagcaaGAGGTAATTAAATCTCTCTAATGTAGCCACTctaagctctcctgttggcttaactactccagcccccGTGACATAGCGCTGCCCACACCAGTTCCTATGTTGGTGTAATTTTTGAGGCGCGGTGGGGAGCGGGAGTGATTTATTCGtccccctgagcgatgtaagttacaccgacatagcctaaaaatcatggactgaacagagacactggatttatggcttattacaacaatctgtaactcactaactACCCTTTTTGTCCTCTGACTGCAGAGTGTTAACAGACCACTCTACTTTGAatgtcccttagaatatgtgctaactacttttgCTATAATAATATGTTATTTAGACGTGACGCTAGGATTACCTTTCCTGGACTTGAAAAAGAGCGCTGTgtggtttgaaagcttgtctctctcaccaacagaagttggtccaataaaatatattacctcactcaccttgtttctCCATGGGATGGTAATCAGCCCCTAGTTTGACAGTGCTCTTTattaacactaaaagaaaaggagtacttgtggcaccttagagactaacaaatttattagagcataagctttcgtgagctacagctcacttcatcggatgcatttggtggaaaaaacagaggagagatttatatacacacacacagagaacatgaaacaatgggtttatcatacacactgtaaggagagtgatcacttaagataagccatcaccaacagcaggggggggaaggaggaaaacctttcatggtgacaagcaggtaggctaattccagcagttaacaagaatatcagaggaacagtggggggtgggagggagaaataccatggggaaatagttttactttgtgtaatgactcatccattcccagtctctattcaagcctaagttaattgtatccagtttgcaaattaattccaattcagcagtctctcgttggagtctgtttttgaagcttttttgttgaagtatagccactcttaggtctgtgatcgagtgaccagagagattgaagtgttctccaactggtttttgaatgttataattcttgacgtctgatttgtgtccattcattcttttacgtagagactgtccagtttggccaatgtacatggcagaggggcattgctggcacatgatggcatatatcacattggtagatgcacaggtgaacgagcctctgatagtgtggctgatgtgattaggccctatgatggtatcccctgaatagatatgtggacagagttggcaacgggctttgttgcaaggataggttcctgggttagtggttctgttgtgtggtgtgtggttgctggtgagtatttgcttcagattggggggctgtctgtaagcaaggactggtctgtctcccaagatctgagagagcgatggctcgtccttcaggataggttgtagatccttgatgatgcgttggaggggttttagttgggggctgaaggtgatggctagtggcgttctgttgttttctttgttgggcctgtcctgtagtaggtgacttctgggtactcttctggctctgtcaatctgtttcttcacttcagcaggtgggtactgtagttgtaggaatgcatgatagagatcttgtaggtgtttgtctctgtctgaggggttggagcaaatgcggttatatcgtagcgcttggctgtagacaatggatcgagtggtatgatctggatgaaagctagaggcatgtaggtaggaatagcggtcagtaggtttccgatatagggtggtgtttatgtgaccatcgcttattagcaccgtagtgtccaggaagtggatctcttgtgtggactggtccaggctgaggttgatggtgggatggaaattgttgaaatcatggtggaattcctcaagagcttcttttccatgggtccagatgatgaagatgtcatcaatgtagcgcaagtagagtaggggcattagggaacgagagctgaggaagcgttgttctaagtcagccataaaaatgttggcatactgtggggccatgcgggtacccatcgcagtgccgctgatttgaaggtatacattgtcaccaaatgtgaaatagttatgggtcaggacaaagtcacaaagttctgccaccaggttagccgtgacagtatcggggatactgttcctgacggcttgtagtccatctttgtgtggaatgttggtgtagagggcttctacatccatagtggctaggatggtgtttttaggaatattcttgttaactgctggaattagcctacctgcttgtcaccatgaaaggttttcctccttcccccccctgctgttggtgatggcttatcttaagtgatcactctccttacagtgtgtatgataaacccattgtttcatgttctctgtgtgtgtgtatataaatctctcctctgttttttccaccaaatgcatccgatgaagtgagctgtagctcacgaaagcttatgctctaataaatttgttagtctctaaggtgccacaagtactccttttctttttgcgaatacagactaacacggctgctactctgaaaccatttattaaCACTATGTACTACACACAGTAGTGGTGGGGGGAAATCTCCTGTGTGTCATGTAATGAATGGTAGGATTCCTTAGGCTATCCAGTGAACCAGTTCTTTTCAAGTTTTCTTTTTCTCACATCATGTTTTCTGGTAGTAACGCTTTGTTGTCTTAATTTCTTGAAGAATAGTGCAACAGATTTATATTGTGAAGGAACTGTTTACCACACTCTGTCGAATATTCCAGAAAACCAAGTGATGCATACTACTGCTAGCCAGCAAAAAGGAGGGAAAGGTGTGTAGAAAGAACTCTGTTATCTATGAACATTGTGTTGTCTCCAAATCCTTCTTTTAGAAGTGGCGAATCATGCTTCTTTTATTATTTCCTCAATTCTTTCCTTTACTATTATCAGGAGAAATATAATTAATCTTTTGATGTAATATTTACTGGAATACAACTCCCAGAGGGCTTAATTCTGATCTGAGGTCTGCAGACAGATAGCAAAAAGACTGGAATAATCTAGCCATCTGAGTGATTTATAGAATGCTCTACATCAAAATGTTACTCCACCAGAGAATATTGTCATTTTCCAAGAATAGATACATCTTTTGATGTCTCAGTCTCTGACAATATACCCTCCTTACCTGAAAAAGGTAAATCATCTGTGGTGAAGACCAGTGCAAAGAAATCATTTAACTGTCTGCAAATGCTACTTATCCACTTTATTTGCTTCTTTTATTCCCTGTGGTCCAGCAGACTCATCAATTCCCTGGTAAGCTTTTGATATAcctaaataaaattttaatttattttgtgtcTTTGTCTCTTTGCTTTTCAAATTCCCTTTTAGCTTTCCTAAATTCCATTGTGAATTTTACCTACCATAGCTTATGCTccattctattgacttcactagagttggatttccattttctgaaggATATCTGGTTTGGCTCGAATTACCTCATGCACCTTGCAATTTAACCACTCTGTTTTTCTTGCCtttctgcttgtttttgtttAGGGGTAAGCATGCCTTCTGTGACACTGCTATGGTAGACTTAAGCAGCCTTCACGCTGAGATGAAATGCTCATTTTTTGACTTGAGGGTCTTCTTGAGTAGCTTCCCTTTTCTGTTGTGTTTGAAATCTCCCTTTCCAATATTTAGTCTCAGAGTGCTAGCTTTTGTTATGTTCCCTTGCTGACTGATGTTAAACTTGATTATACTTTGGTCAGTATGACCTAGGGGTTCAACTATAGTTACTTCTTGAATAAACTCTTTGGGACTAAGTCAATAATAGCCTCTCTCCTCCTGCGTGTACTAGAGCTCACtattccaagaagcaatcattaaaaatatggaaatattGCCTCTCTAAAACTTATCCTAATACAATACTTGACCATTTTACATGTTAGTTGAAGATACATTTAGTTATTATTCTTTTATTAGACTTAGTTGCCTGTTTGATCTCTTTCAACCCTGTGCACTCAATGTCCTTCTGCTGTTCAAGAGTCCAGAACTATATACCCTACTAGTATATTTGTATTCTTCTGACTTGGGATTTGTAGCCATACAGATTTTCCACTGCAAACTTTTAACTTTATTATATGGAATCTGTTAATTATAGTGCTACTGCTACAACTTCCTGTATAATTTCTAGCCACGGCCCCTTGACTTTTGTCTTTCTACCAAGTTTCAGCAGTGCCTATTATGTCCCGGGCCCTCTTCCATTGCCAGGCATTCTAGTTcacttatttttgcttttaaactttTCATCTTGGTAGCAGAGTATTTATTTCTCACTGTTGCCTGATTTTAGGGAGATTAATAATATTGGTTAGATAATATGGGTCCTATAGGCTACATAGCTGTATGCCTATTTTTATTTAACTCCTTAGTCTGACATCCTGTTACTTTTCTGGAAAGTACCTCTGAGCTCAAGTGGTTCCTCCTCCAGTTCAGCTGTCCTATTCTTTTTTACCAGATGCAGGGTTACTGTCATCCCTAGCAGATGTCTTGGTCTGGAATAAGTGCTTCTGGGCAATTGTCAGCTTCCCCCCTCCTAGTTTAAAACAATCACCCCAAATCGTATTAGCTTTAGGTGTCAGCAGTCTGCTTCCACTTTGGTTAAAGTGGAACTTCTGCATAGACTCTCCCTTCCCCAAATTGTTCCCCTGTGTTCAATAAAATTAAGGGCAGATCTACATTACCgcttaagtcgatctaacttatgtcgctcaggggtgtgaaaaagacacacacaccccgagcgACTCAAGTGACAGAAACCTGAGTGCTGTCCACACTAGTGCTATGCTGGCTGTAGACACTCTCCCAACAACATAGCTCCTGCCTCTCAAGGAGAGCGCTCCCCCGTCGGCagagagcatcttcaccagacgcgctacagctgcaccaatgtagcgCTTTTattgtagacctgccctaagtccCACTTCTTTACACTGGCTTCTTATCCCCTGTCTAGCTGACTCTGAGCATGGAACTAGAAACACTTCAGAGAAAAGCAACTTTAAAACCCTGGATTTATGCCTGTTTCCTAGTAATCTACCTTAAGCCTCCAGAACTAGAGGTGGCTGGAGGATGACAATTCTGTTTCACGACAACTTTTGAGGcattaaaatttgttttagttccaccttggaatgaaaacaaaagctttcaaacatttttgtgaaatggaattgtGTCAAATGCCCATTTTGTGATCAAAAAGGTCAGAGTTTTGAAtcagatctctctctctaattGACCAGCAAGTCCACCCTGGACCTCAGAAACTTTCCCAGTTGGTCAGAATCAATTtgttgaacccaaattgttttggctttgacaaaacagcatatttcagcaacaacaacaataacaacaaccCCTTTTGCCTAAATATTCTGACCAGTTCCATTCAGAACCTCTTTCCTGCATTGCTCCATGGCATTGGTTCCAATATTACCCTGACTATGGGCTCCCCCAGGCTTTCATTAGAAGACTGTCTAAATATCTTGTTAGATTTGCCACTTTTGAGGCCAGCTACCAAAGTGCCAAATGTTTCTTATAGTTACCATATACCCCACTATCAATCTAGTAATGATCAAATCCCTATTGCCACAGTCTGTCTATATCTCACAACCGTAGCCCCATTAAATCTGTTGCTGGTCTTCTACTGCTCCAGTTATACTGGCCTTTTAATCTGTGACTGGGTACTACCTTGACCTAGATTTTACCTTTAAGTCTCCTTTCCAGGGGAAGGGCAGCTGCCCACCTTTCAAAATGGATCTGAGTTATGCTCTGaccatttgcattttattttttgataggGAGAAAAAAGCTTCGCCTGTTTGAATATCTTCATGAGTCTCTGTGTGACCCAGATATGGCAAACTGCATCCAGTGGGTGGATAAACCCCATGGTGTCTTCCAGTTTGTTTCCAAAAATAAGGAGAAActtgcagagctgtggggggaaagaaagggaaaccGCAAGGTCATGACATACCAGAAAATGGCCAGAGCATTGAGGAACTATGGAAGAACAGGGGAAATCATTAAAATCCGAAGGAAGCTGACATATCAGTTCAGTGCAGCTGTTTTACAAAGACTCTCCCCATCTTACTTCCTGGGAAAAGAAACAGTTTATTGTCAGTATCTTCAGTACAATCAAGAATACCAGTGTTCAGATGACTGGATCACTTATAATAATTACATGTATAACAATGACCCTGAGCTGCAACATGCTAACGGCTAGATACGTGTCACATTAGTCTTTTTAATAGTTAGAAATATCTTAAAGCTCACAACTCTTCtctcaatatatatttttcttttaaaatgtaacacacacatccacacacacacacacacacacaccatggatCTGATCAGAAAAGAGAGGTTCAGTGCTGGCCTAATTTTGTGCCCATTGCAGTGAATGAGAAACTTTCATTGACTGTACAAGCAGCAGTTGttaggtcagattctgatctccattatATCAATTAGAGGAGTTACTTCAGATTCACACCTGTGTAatcaagatcagaatctggcctattgcTTGTTTGACATCACAGGCCATATCCTGACATTGATCCTCATGCGACTCTCATTGACGTCACTGGCACATCTGTGCATGGAAAAATGGAAGGGTATGGCTCTGAGTTTTCAAATCACAGAGTTCATATGTACCTATACTCCACTACTCAGACATGCTTTCAGATGGATGTACATGAAATACAAGTTGGAGGGTGTTCAACCATCTGCCGCTAGTATTAACCAATACTTCTCATTAGTGATGTTTTATAAGTAAATATCATACTGAATTTGTACGCCCACATGACATGGAAGCTGGGACCTGTGAATGCTAGTGAAGGCACTAATCCTTAAGCATTTAAGTTAACTCCTTGATATACAGTCAGGATTTCCAGGTACCCATTTCATTGCTGGCAGTGACACTCACTGGGAGAGCTACCATACCAGGAAGGGGTATGACCAACTTATACCATCATTTATGTCACTGCAGGTTTTGTCCCAGACAGATCCATGGGATCTGTACCCAGTCCCACAAGGCCTTGATTTGCCCATGGTAACTATAAACACAAATATGTATGGAGAAAAAACTGGTTTGTAAAGGGCATTAACATTGTTGACCTGATATGTCTGACATTAACATGAAATCATGAGGAAGTAGCTCCAGGGTAAAATAATCTAGATGGCTATGAAAAGAACaagcttgattctgatctcacactgattTTTACCCCAATTGACTTTGATAGTTAATCCTAATTTACACCAATGTAGGTAAGATCAAAATGAGGCCTTATATATTGTttcttaatataaataataaaatataatgggGGTGGTAAGGCAATCACTTTTGATAGTGGCTCCAATACTGCATTCCCTAGCAAGCAAAACTCTAACTGAAGTTAATTTTTAATGATAGAAAGGTTGTATTACAAGAAACTTGAGTGAAGCCATAACATTATACCAATAATGGGTCCaattattgaagtcagtgggagtttgcctgaCTAAGGAGTGCAAGATTGGGTttatcagtgttttgtttttgttgacatTTCTTGTAACATACAGACTTTAATATAATAGAAAAGACACCAGAATGTCTCTGGTACTACACATTTGGGTCCAATCCTACCATACCAGGAACATTACCCGAGGCTAGACTGTGAGATGAAACTCTTTAATTTGTGATTCcttctctgtgtaaataaacaTGCAAGTACAAAATGTAACTAACTTGAACTTTCTGAATGTGTGCAAACTATTTAGGAAGCTGAGTGAGTTTAGTTATTATGTCTATGTCTCCCCTTCcatgctttttttttatattcacttGAATCTTACAACAGCATGTATCCAATTAAATGTCTACTTTGTCTAACTTGATTAGTTCAGTCGTATGTTCAGATTTGCCTCTTTTGACCTCAGCTGTGTGCCAAGAAAATAAATACTTATAGAGATtgatacaattattttttaaaaatttttgataTAAACATTAGGCTTTGGCATGTTGGTTTGATAATCTTCTGAACAAAGCATGGAGCGTTAACAGCAGTGgtgaaaataagaatggccatactgggccagacctgttggccatctagcccagtatcctgtcttccaacagtgaccagtgcccccatgcttcagatggaaagaacagaacagggtaattgaTGGGTAACCAatcccctgtcattcagtcccagcttctggcaaacagatttggggacacccagagcaggggattgtgtccctgaccatgtgggctaatagccactgatgggcctatcctccaggaacttatgaaattcttttgtgaacccacttatacttttaaccttcacaacatcctgtggcaatgagttgactgtgagttgtgtgcagaagtacttccttatgtttgttataaacctgctgcctatcaatttcattaggtgacctctggttcttgtgttatgtgaatggagtaaataacacttccttattcattttttccacaccattcatgattttatagacctcagtcatattcccccctcccctccccggtcatctcttttc
Proteins encoded in this window:
- the MYBPC1 gene encoding myosin-binding protein C, slow-type isoform X4 — encoded protein: MNYSDQDILGQAFEDALEVLQQHSDGEIQYSPVDYKNCLALINHHPHLRASPNYSAAPPTEEPVYNWRNVINSATDLYCEGTVYHTLSNIPENQVMHTTASQQKGGKGRKKLRLFEYLHESLCDPDMANCIQWVDKPHGVFQFVSKNKEKLAELWGERKGNRKVMTYQKMARALRNYGRTGEIIKIRRKLTYQFSAAVLQRLSPSYFLGKETVYCQYLQYNQEYQCSDDWITYNNYMYNNDPELQHANG